The Pseudodesulfovibrio sp. zrk46 genome contains a region encoding:
- a CDS encoding response regulator, whose translation MKSAKAITEDDRARMTILLVDDEEDIRDLLGMLLADLGYSVRTAENGETALASFMESRPDIILTDIKMPGMNGLALLRAVKKKAPEVEVIMISGHGDMQLAIESLKLDAADFITKPIDDDILSIALDKVTEKILLRRQVKEHTENLEKLVQEKSDRIVELERQTAVEQVMEGLATAMTSLSDLDDQGVFNELPCYISIHSPEMKIVTANGTFTSRFGELAGESSRSIYKNFSGQGSCPVFQAISTKSGGRDEATLMATDGTEIPAIVYTAPITSHDGKVTLVMEVALDISEVNSLKSELVRTQKKYEHIFNQVPCYITVQDRDMKIIEANDRFREDFGFDRGDRCHQAYKNREDICEECPVQKTFEDGGSHTRETIVTSKNGEQYNILVWTAPVFDEGGKVINVVEVSTNITVVRQLQDQLTSLGMMLGSMSHGVKGLLTALDGGVYRVDSGLQKDDMERVEKGWKVVKHRLGHMKKMVMDILYYAKSRELECRPLALGTLATDLAEAVEPKAAENNVEFVREFTNEDHTFHADPDGLVPALINFLENAVDACLYDRSKEDHKVTFRTYEADGKVHFEISDNGTGMDRETRENMFSLFFSSKGANGTGIGLFISNQVIARHHGSIEVDSTVGQGTRFHIQIPSSREDGCGQQSVILPG comes from the coding sequence TCATCCTCACGGATATCAAGATGCCCGGCATGAACGGCCTTGCCCTGCTCCGCGCCGTCAAGAAAAAGGCCCCGGAGGTGGAGGTCATCATGATCTCCGGCCACGGCGATATGCAGCTCGCCATCGAGAGCCTCAAGCTCGACGCTGCTGATTTCATCACCAAGCCCATTGACGATGACATCCTGTCCATCGCGCTGGACAAGGTGACGGAGAAGATTCTCCTGCGCAGGCAGGTCAAGGAACACACCGAGAATCTGGAAAAGCTGGTGCAGGAGAAGTCCGACCGTATCGTGGAATTGGAACGCCAGACTGCGGTTGAGCAGGTGATGGAAGGCCTAGCCACAGCCATGACCAGTCTGTCGGACCTCGACGATCAGGGCGTCTTCAACGAGCTGCCCTGCTACATCTCCATCCATTCACCGGAGATGAAGATCGTTACGGCCAACGGCACCTTTACCAGCCGTTTCGGAGAACTCGCCGGAGAATCCAGCCGCTCCATCTACAAGAATTTTTCAGGCCAGGGCAGTTGCCCGGTCTTTCAGGCCATTTCCACCAAGTCCGGCGGCCGCGACGAAGCCACGCTCATGGCAACGGACGGCACCGAGATTCCGGCCATCGTCTACACCGCGCCCATCACCAGTCACGACGGCAAGGTCACACTGGTCATGGAAGTGGCCCTCGACATCTCCGAGGTAAACAGCCTCAAATCCGAACTGGTCCGTACCCAGAAGAAGTACGAGCATATTTTCAATCAGGTCCCCTGCTACATTACAGTACAGGACCGTGACATGAAGATCATCGAAGCCAACGACCGCTTCCGGGAAGACTTTGGTTTTGATCGCGGTGATCGCTGCCATCAGGCCTACAAGAACCGGGAAGACATCTGCGAAGAATGTCCGGTGCAGAAGACCTTTGAGGACGGCGGCTCCCATACCCGTGAGACCATCGTCACCTCCAAGAACGGTGAGCAGTACAACATACTGGTCTGGACCGCGCCGGTCTTTGATGAAGGAGGCAAGGTGATCAATGTGGTGGAGGTGTCCACCAACATCACCGTGGTCCGCCAACTGCAGGACCAGCTCACCAGTCTGGGCATGATGCTCGGTTCCATGTCCCATGGCGTCAAAGGATTGCTGACCGCGCTGGACGGCGGCGTCTACCGGGTGGATTCCGGACTCCAGAAGGACGACATGGAGCGCGTGGAAAAGGGATGGAAGGTGGTCAAACATCGCCTCGGCCACATGAAAAAGATGGTCATGGACATCCTCTACTACGCCAAGTCCCGTGAACTGGAATGTCGCCCCCTGGCCCTCGGCACCCTTGCAACCGATCTGGCCGAGGCCGTTGAGCCCAAGGCCGCAGAGAACAACGTCGAATTCGTGCGTGAGTTCACCAACGAGGATCACACGTTTCATGCCGATCCCGATGGACTGGTTCCCGCCCTCATCAACTTTCTGGAAAACGCCGTGGACGCCTGTCTGTATGATCGCTCCAAAGAGGATCACAAGGTCACGTTCCGCACCTATGAAGCGGACGGGAAAGTCCACTTCGAGATTTCCGACAACGGTACTGGCATGGACCGCGAGACACGCGAGAACATGTTCAGCCTGTTCTTCTCTTCCAAAGGTGCCAACGGAACCGGTATCGGGCTGTTCATCTCCAATCAGGTGATCGCCCGCCACCACGGGTCCATCGAGGTGGACTCCACCGTTGGTCAGGGAACCCGTTTCCACATCCAGATTCCGTCCTCCCGAGAAGACGGATGCGGACAACAAAGCGTCATCCTCCCCGGCTGA